The genomic window CCGAGCCGGATCTTACCGACAAGGGGGCGTCGCTGGCCGACTGGCTGCGGCGGGGACCGGAGGGAGGGCGCACGTCCAGTATATTGCGCTTGGTGACCCGGAGCTCGCGGTGCTTGGGAGGCACGTAACCGTCCCTCAGCGAGATGAGCACGGGCTCGGCGTCCTGGCCGGATAGCCATTCGTCCGCTTCTAGGGCCGGCTCGGGGCCCGGAGTATCTGGGTACAGGTCGTCCTGAAACAGGTCTGACTGCGAGGGTGGGGTACAGGAAGACTAGTGTTAGCAAAGGGCCGGGCCTGCTCCTTTCCTTCCGCCTTGGAGCCCTCTCTTCCCAACCTCTCCGCGCCCCCTTACCTTGCGGGGCACAGTCATGATGATGGGCTCACATTTTCTTTCGTGCAACTTGTAGAACCTATAAGGGAGCGGGCTTCAGCACCCCTGCCGTCTCCCACCCCCTTTTCTGCAGGGGACCAAGGGACCAACACTTGCTGAGCCCGTACCATGCACTTCAAAACACATTATGGGTCCAGCTGGTAAAACATCTCTGATGGGGTGTTTATcatcattttacagttgaggaaactgaagtttagagaATGTTAACGCTGGGGCTGGCACGGAAACAAGCCTGGTTGTCCCTCACTTCCCCCgatccaacccccccccccccgtaaaaCACCCCCACTCCTTCCCAAAGATCACACTATGGGAGAAGCCCTGTGTCTTCTCCGATGGCACGTGGGGACAGACATGCAAGCGAGAAGGGCAAAGGCTGCTGACCGGGCGATCTCACACTTGCTGACATCCAGCCCTCGCTTAGGCATGAAACCCATGCCCCTCTGAGGTTCCTTGCTGCTGAACGTGTTCAGGTAATGCACGAAAGGTGGTTCGTCGGTAATCTCAAAGTACCGAATGCTGCTGTCGCCCTGCAAAACCAATCAGTTCAGAAACATTCTCAGGTGGGACCCTCGATATCTCTGTCCCGTCCCTGTCCTCCCCTGCAGTCCGGGCACCTTGCCGCATAGGTAGACGATGCTGGAGTCGGGGTCGTAGAAGGGCAGTAGGACCCCGTTGCTTGTGTCCATCTCCTGCAGCGCTACTGGTTCCTCAAAGTTGTTCTGCCCGAGCACAGGAGGCGTGACTAGCCCTGTCCCGGCCACCGTGCCACTGCTGGGTCCCCTGAAGCCCCCTTGACCCTTCCTACCCGCTGCAAGCCCCCCGCACGTGCCCAAGGCAGTTCTGGCGAACCGAGCTGTGGGTCCCGCCCATGGACACATCAGTCCCAGGGCCCCGCGCACATACAGCCCCTGCGCCGCTGCCGCCGCATGCAGTCACCGCAATCCACCCCCAGGGACTCGGCATCACCAGATGGGGGTGCCAGCGTGGGCTCCTTCAGGCGGCGCAGCACAACTGGGcggaggggtgggtgtggggatggcAGGCGCTGCAAAGGGGGCAGCAGCCTCCAGCCCAGTCCAGGTGGGCATGCCCTgcgggtggggggcgcctggccCCTCTCCCGTGATGCCAGTCCCCAGGGCACACACCCCAAGCTTCCAGCTGCGTTACCGGGTCCCACAGGCCCAGCTCTCGCTGGCTCATGCGGGTGAAGCCTGTGGTGAAGATATGACCCTGGCGCGTGAAGACGGCCCGCATGGGCCTCATTCCCTCGTGGGCCGCAAAcctttcctggggtggggggagacagggagaggcgTCACCCAGCTGCCTGCGCCTAACTACTCAGCTTCCTGGGGGGCCCCGGCTGGCCCCAGGCCTGGAGAGCGTCTCTGCGACCGGCGGGAGCGGGAAGTGCGCGCCTCTTGGCGGATCCCGAGCCCTTTAAGCGCCCTCAGAGGCGGATCCCGAGAGCAGGGGAAGTCGGCCGGCTCCCAGCCGCCGCAGAGGGGCTTTTCCCAACGAGGCCCCGGCCTGGAAGGACGCTCCGGACTGGCCCCGTGGAGGAGCGCGCGCGCGCTCAGCGCGGCCTGGCCTACCGGGTCCCAGAGCGCGAGTTGCCGCTCACTCATCCTGCTGAAGCCGGTGCTGAGTAGCTTCCCGTCCGCCGTGAAGACGGCCCGCAGCGGGCGGGCGCCCTCGTGAGGCCGGGCTCGCTCCTGCTCGCGGGGTTAGTGGGTTAGAGCGCTCGCGGCGGGGACAGGAACGGACCCCGTGCACCCGCACCCCGAGTCCGAGTCAGGGCGGGGAGGCAGGGGCCGCCGCCCTCAGGGAACCGAGCTAGGCGCGAGGGTTGTCCCCTCTTCCGCTCGCCCAGTGGGTCGACTCGGGCAGGTAGGGGCCTACCCAGAGGGAGAGCCGGTGGCGGGCCCGAGACCCTGCAAGATGGGGCGGGGTGCCGGCGGAGAGGAGAGGGCTCCGGGATGTGTCATGCAGGTTCTGGTGGAAGCTTGCAGCGTCTCCGCTGCTCAATTCCAACCCGATGAGCACTGCTCTGAGCTTGTGAGGTGCTGGGGAACCTCACAGGGGAACTGCTCTGAGCTTGTGAGGTGCTGGGGAACGCAGGGAACAGGAGCGGGACAGAAGACTGTGGGCGGTGGGCTTCCTTAGGGCTGGGAGCAGGGGTTGCAGACACTGGGAGGAGGGTACTGCCTCGGGTTAGGGTGGAGGAGGCGAGAGCCGGGACTAAAAACTCTGAGGATCAAGGGCACTGGGGCCTGACAGTTGGTTCCTAGGGTGGAGGCTGGGGAACAGCAAAGCCAGGCACTCACCGCCACCACCTGGCCCTTGCGGGGGTCGATAATGCGCAGGGTCTTGTCCTTGCAGGTGGTGGCTAGCAGGCTGCCGTTGCTGTTCCAGCACACGCTGTGGATGACATCTGGGTGCATGTCGTCTAGACTCAGGAGCACCTCCCCTGTGCCCACATTCCAAATGATGATCACATTGTCACCACCTGCCCAAAGCAGCCAGTCACGGTTACTTGGGTCCTGCCTGTGCCATCCTCCCCCAACCACACCTGCAGTAGGGACCCCGCCCTAGGCCCCCAGACCTGCACTGAGCAGGACATTCCGCGCGGTGGGGTGCCAGGAGAGGATGCCCACACGTTTGGAGTGTCCCTCAAGTGTAATGATGGGTTCTGTAATGTTGCGCACTGGGGTGTAGTCTGGAACCTGCCACAcctgggagggaggaaaaggcatGGGGTGAGTGGGATGAGGAACCTGCtttgtctctctgcttctccccaacattgccccctccccaccccaaaccctaCTGGCTCTCTTGAGTGGTAACGGTCAAATACAAGATGTAGGCAAGATGTAATGATGCCTGCCCTGGGCAGAAGCAGCTGGGAGCCAGGAGGAGACACTGCCAGCTCTCCAGGGATCTTTCTTTACACCCCAGCCAGGAGACTTCAGAGCACTGCCCCTTGCTCTTCAGGCCTCAAGTTGGCCATGGCTATAATTAGCCTTAAGAAGTGCAtcctgggagggggtgggcatGTGGCTAAATATAGCCTGGGAGCtaggcagggctgggcaggcccTGGGGACCCAGCACCCCTTTTACCACCTCCCCTAGCGCAGGTGAGGCagccctccccccttcccctgcccagctGCTCTGCAGCATCCACCTGGTTCCTACCATGACCGTGGTGTCATCTGAGGCACTGGCAATGACGTTGTCATTGTGTGGGCACCAGTCGATGTCCAGCACGGGGGCAGTGTGCCCGGTGACCAGCGGGTAGTTCTTATCCACTCGTCCTGTCTggaggggagacagggagggagctCTGGGGTCAATTTCCTGTGTGCTTTTTGGGGGTGGGCCATGGACCTGTTTACATCTCAATATTCTATCACCTAGTTTGTCTTTGCGAACCCCTTTCAGAACCTCCAGCCCCATGCAACTACTTCCTATACTCCACTgaaggcagacagagtggaagccATTTAATATCAGGGAATCAGACACAGAGAGGTGATGACTTAGCCAAGGACATGCAGCAAGATACTGGGGGAGCCGAGACCTGAACTCTCAGTCCAGTGCTCTTGCAAAAACACCTACTTGGAGGAGGCTGCTGTTGGGCCCGTCCCCCCAGCTAGAATGTCTATAGGAAGCCCCTGGTAGAAGAGGTCAAGGTGAAGTAGGTCATAGGCAATGCAGTGGCCAACAGTCCTTTCCTAGCCAACCTTGGCAGATCTCCCCACCCCCGTCACTAGCTTGACCTTGGAACCACCAGCAGCAGCCACTCCTGGTGCGTGCTATCTCCCAACCTGAGCTGGGGCTCACCTACTTTTGGTTGTTATGGGCTTTTTATGTGGGGCTCTGAGACCTTTGCAGAGGCTGGCATCAGCCCAGAGCTGGCAGTAGGGGAGGGGGTGGCCGTGTGGCACCGGAATGGCAGTTGTCCTGGGTGAGGAGGTGGCTGCAGTTGAAATTTGAGCCCCCAGGGATGGTGTCCTTGGGTGATGTCTGCATTGTCCCAGAATGAGTCACTGGCTATTGTCAGGCCTCTTCCTGACCCTGCCACCTGCCGGGTCTCCCTTCACAGGGTGTAGGGGCCAAATCAAGGTCATGACTTGGGGTGGCCATCCTGGGGGTGGAGATTTCCAAGGGGCTTGAGGTTACCCAGCAAAGGGGGAGGTAATTGCCCAGCCCCCATCCCTGGGGTAGCGAGGGCTCTGGCCTCTGGTGTGATGTACCCCTGCCCTTTTGTTCTCATTCTGTCTTGCTCTAAGAACCACAGTGGGGAGGTGACCAGGACTCTTTGGAAAGAGCTTGACGCTGTCCTCAGCGTGGTGTTCTGGGGTGTGATTTAATCAAATGGTCACCATGCACTGGGGAGAAAGATCATGAGGGGGGTGTGGCATCGGGAGAGACAGGAACAGAATCTGGGTCAGGCCCTGGCTCCACCACTTCCCAGCTATCTCCATAACACCCTTCTGGTCCCTGCTGGTGACAAGGGTGCTGCTCAGAAAAGGGGACCCGCTGTGCGTGTGTGCAGGCCACTGTGCTGCTGCTGTTCTGGGCAGGGTGAGGGAGCCTCCAAGTTGGTCCCCAAGGACTTGGGGAACAGGGAGCAGCTGATGGACACAAACTTCCCTCTCAACTGAAGGAGGGATCCCCCGGGGCCATAGCTAGTGTCTTCCCACCTGCTTTCTTCCCCAAATCCCTCACCTTGGCCAGAGGCAGGACAATGAAGGCACCTCCACCTCCTGCCTCCACAATAATGGCCAGGAATTTGGGGTTGACGGCACAGAAGGAGCTGtcccatgtgaccttggacacacGGATATCCTCGTAGGATTGGTCAGCCTTTGCCGCCTGCCCAAACACATGGCGGAACTTGCTCTGCCGAACGACACGCCGGCTCATGGCTGTGGGTAGAAATGGAGGATCTCAGTTCTGGGAATGCCTTTGGTCCTTAGTCCTGTGAactgggggagggaaaagagcagggagggggtggcaaGTGAGAAGGGTTATCTGGCTATGAATCAGGTCCTAGAACAGGGAGCTTTCTTCCAGGTGATGAAAGTATGTGAAAGGTCTTTGCCACCTATAAAATGTTGCTTAATTCAAGGGGCTGGGATTTGGGACCTGACTTCTTTGAGACCCAGGCAGGGGACAGTGGAGTTTGCCTGGGCCTGAAAGCTTCCTGGAAGTTGCAGTGGTTTGGGGAGGAGCCTCAGTGCAGGCTGCCCTCCTGATGGCTAGCCTTGGATGAGCATCTCTTCAGGAAGTGGTTTATTTCCTAACTGCACGTTGCCCAGAATCAGAGGCCATGGTCTTGGGATCTTGGCTCAACGCCAGCTATGGGGCTAAGACTGCAGCCCCTCAAGATCCTGACCTCTGCATCTGTAACATAGTTTGGGCAGACgggcttttgtctttttctaaaaatttgccAAGGGGAAGTTCCTCCTGCCAGCTAACCTGAGTCTTTCCTGCTACTGTTTTCATCAATTTCATCCCATCCTGTTGGGGGACACAGTGTAAGGTGGATCTCTCCACTCCCCTTTCACCAGCCTCTCCAAGAAGTCCTAACTATGGTCTGGCTTTTGCCTACCATACTTCCGTTCCATTTCTCCTAAGGGTGCCGAACTCTCCTGAGGTGGAGTCCTCAATCCCCGCGCTACGGCCAGATTTGCAGGAGtcgcgggggggtggggggggcgtgaGTGCCTTTTCTTCAGCCAGGGTCTGTGCTATGCTCTTCCCCAGGGGACTCACCGGGCTTTCCCAAAGTCCTATCCAGtgattcctgcccctccccagccccgggcATCCCTGTGCCCTTCACGCCGCTTCTGCAGCCCCAGGCCTGAGGCCCGAGCCTCCCGGCACCCTCCTCCGGCTTCCTGCCCCGGCACTGCGTTCTTAGGAGACGAGGTGTTGGTGCCGTGCAGGCGCGCGGGCCGCTGTCCGGCCAAATATAGACGCCAAGTCCGCCCCGCCCGGGACCGAATTTGGCggcgcgggggagggggcgcagaTCTCTGCCCTCTCTAGAGACCCCGCCCGCTGCGGTGGCTGCGGTGGCGGCGTGGGATGGGGGAGGTACCTGGTCCTGAGTGGGCCGAGGGACGCTCACGCTGCGACTCCACTGCAGAGGGGTCTAGGGGTGCGCTGGGGGCCGAGGGAGTCAGGACGCCGGAACTGCCTCTCCGGGTGTCCGCGGCGTCTGGGGCCCGGGTGTTCCTCTGCGCGCTCGGGCCGCTGCTTGCGGCTCTCCCGGGCCCCGCGTCGCTGCAGTCCCAGCTGCCGCTGCCATCAACCTGCGGGGGCGGGGCTTATGACGGGGGCGTGGCCACAtgtgccccgcccccccagcGGCGGGAAAGTCGAGCGCCGCTGACTCTGAGCCGCCAGCCCGCAGGGCTCAAAGAACTGTCAAAAGTAATTGAGGGTGTCCCGGCGGGATGTGCGCACGCCTTCCCCACCCTCCGTGCCTCCGGGATGGGCTGGGCAGACCCAGGTTCTCAGATCCAGGTTCGCAGACCCAGGTTTCCAGACCCAGGCTGGGCGCGGAGAGGGAGACCCGGCAGCCGCGCAAGATCAGGTGCCTTCGCGCCGCATTCCTGCTGCAATCGCGCTCCCAATTTAGCCTGTCCCCGCTGGAGGGCCGTGGCGGCGGGACTGCACGCACGTCTGGACCCTCCTGGGGAGAGGTCCTGGCAGATGCTTCTAGGGAGTCTTCCCAGCCCTTGGGTGAGGGCCTAGGCTCGCCCAGGACAGCTCGAGGGTACCCGATAGGGTACCCGTTCTTGTTATTAATGGCTATGGCGACCACTTGAGAACCTAAAACGTTGGCACTGTAGCTAGGCATTTGACCCGATAGAGAGGATTCCATGGAGGAGGGCGCAAAGCAGACTAAAGACTCGCTGAGGAAGTGAATCTACCTTGAACCCGTGGGAACACCAGGTTCAAGGAGAAGCAACTGCCACAGGCTTTTGgcaattaaattttgttttatttatttactttaaaaaagactttGAGAGGGAGAATGCGAGCatgagatggggggtggggaggaacaaagaggaggaaggagtagcagactccccactgagagggcAGCCGggtacagggctccatcccaggagcctgaactgagattatgacttgagctgaagtcagatgcttcaccaacagAGGCATCCCGGCGTCCTCCCTGCAACCCATCTCCCTTCTTCCACCATTATCCAATACTTCTCTTCTAACAGCAAGAGAGGGTTAAAAGCTTTTACTTCTTTAGAAAGTCATGCCCCATTTCTAGAAATCAGTGAGCTGAGGTGGCTTGTGCTGAAAGTTTGTGAGCTCTACCTCACTAATGTCCAGAGAGGTCAGCCACCCAAGAAATCTAGTCCCTGCTGGGGCAGGTCACAGCAGCTGTCCCAGAGCAGTCACTCTGTACCACACATAGCAGAGGAATTTTGGTCCCTTTGCTTATTCATTCTCCTAACATTCAGGTGGTGGCTGTGGCAAGAGCTTCTTTGACCAGGCAAGTTCCCAGCTTGGTCACTTTATTGGAGCCCCAAAGTCTGAAATAATCTTTGGTTATTCCATTTCCCACCCAGCCTTTATTTTGTGGGAGGTAGAAAGTATTTTCCCCCcagagctctttttttaaaaaaaatatttgacagagagagagagtgagtcacaagtagacagaaaggcaggcagagagagagagggaagcaggctccccaatgagcagagagcctgatgcagaacttgatcccaggaccctgagatcatgacctgagccgaaggcagaggcttaacccactgagccacccaggtgcccctactctttttttttttttctctcaaagattttatttatttgacagagagatcacaagtagtcagagaggcaggcagagagaaaggaggaaacaggttccccactgagcagagagcccgatgtgcggggctccatcccaggaccctgagatcatgacctgagctgaaggcagaggctttaacccactgagccacccaggcgccccccccttccccccccctccccccccccccccgccacgagCTAGCTCTTAAGCATGAGGGAGATCAAGGAGAATTGCTCCAtgtccctcccactgctcatCAGTGTTCTCTTCCAATCCCTCCACCTGCTCTAGCACcatctccccctctttttttgcACTTGATCAAATAcacatttcatcttcaaaataaaaatttatttaatctgtaACAAGAACATTGAATCTGCACATTTGCGCACAAGTTCACATTTAAAAACAGCAGAGcacatcagtaataaaaaaaatctatgatacAAGTGGAACATCCCAACCACCAGGAAGATTTAGGAAGGAGATGAGACCACTCTTTATATTCTGCTTCAAATGCCTCAAAAAGGTCCCAGAGATTCCAGGGAGCACCtgctttatttaataaaatgtgagCATAAAAGTTTGGACTGGCCTGGGGCAAAGGTAACAGTCAGTGGGAGAGTCTTTTTTGGACTTGTTTTCTACATTTAGAACAAGTCCTAcaaaataaagtagaaagaaaaaaaaaaataaaaggcacctTAAGCTATGCCAGGCAAACCAAAATCcgaaaaaaccacaaaaaccaaACAATTCCCTGTGGGCCTGTTGGCAGAGAATCATTTCAGGGCCAGTTACCCAGTTTCCAGATTGGGTCATCAGCTTGAATAAAGCCCTGGGTATTAGCTCTGCATATGTACAGAGGACAAAGCCACCAGTGTCGCTGTGAGGACCCAGAGGGCAGCACTAGTCATATACCCCCTGAGGCATCTTCAAGCCAGTGAGCGATGATTCCAGTTTAGAAATCCTGTCTTAGGTCTCTGGGGCATTGAGAAAATGAGGCTGGTTTTCTTTCATAGCAGGAGCCAGGGCCTGTCACCCTTCACTTCCAGGCTGGGAAAGTACACAAGCACCTTGCATTAGCTCTCCATGGCATCGAGGGACCCCAGAGGCCTGGGACAGGGGTTAGGAGTGTGCAGCTTTCTGCTTTGGTGACAGGCTGTTTCCTAATCTGGGTATCAGATGAGTTGAGGCAGCAAATATATTTATGCCTAATACATGCCTTGATCCTTTAAGTCTGGGAGGGAAAACAAAGTCCAAGATACCATCAAGTTGGACTGGTGCTGAAAGAGCTAAAATTTCATCTACcatcaaaaagcaaaacaaactgagacAAAAAGGACACTAGCCATTCACCATTACAACCATCACTGTAAGACACACCATCACTGACTGAGGAAAGGGCTAATTCCACACAGAATGTTGAAGGGGAGTGCAGGACACAGATGGAAGTCAGCTCTGGGTCCATCCGCCCAAGTCCCCTGTGAGTCAGGGCTGACCACAGAGGCCTTGCTCTGTGAGAGGACTCAGGACAGCCAGGGCCGCGTgcctggaggaagggaggagcGGCTGTCAAGAGGATGTGTGTTTTAATTATCACAATGTAAACAAAGTATCCACAAATAGTTGTCAAAAAGAGCCAAAGAATGgctttatttaaaagttttaaaatgcccTTAAAAAGTGACCCTCTTTGCATAATGCTTtcgtaaaagaaaaaaactcccaCAGAAACTTCTCTACCAAACATGCCTAGATCACTTTAAAACTGAAATCCTCAGATGGAACAGATGAAGATTTTCGTGAGTGGCTATGTCTGAGAAACTTCAGGTCTATCCAAAAGTCTCTGTTTGGGGCCCTTGAGCAAGAGGGGACCTCAGAGCCTGGGCTTTCATTCTCAAGGCTGTCCTTGGAGCTCTTTGTAGTTCCCCAGATGAGATAGGGGTGGGATACAGGTACAGAACCAGGAAAATGCTACCTCAAGAGCCTGAAGAAGCTAGGGTGCTAAGAATGATCCCAAACATTAAGACTCTGTAACCAAAATGAGGAGAGATGATTATTACTATAATACAGTACTACAGGTCTACTATAGTATATACTACTCCTAAGTGTTTCTAAAATCAAGAAAGGGTTGAAGTCTCTCTCCTTCCTATTCACCAGGTAACCCTCCAGATTACAGCTCAAAAGTTGCGTGCTCCTGGGGCTTCTACCCCATGCACcaaaacattactttttaaagtatttttgcaCAGGTGTGCGTGTAtctgtgtatgcacacacactctctctctcactctctcctcctccagggTAACTGAGAGTCAGACTATGgtggttttcaaaataaagagaggCACTGAGCAAGAGGTCAAGACTTTTCCTACTCAGCTCTGTCAAACCACCGGACCTGCTGTTCTGGGTCTGAGCTTTCCAtgaacagaaaagggaaatagGCCACCTGAGATTATCAAAAAGTCTGAGGACAAGAAAGTCTGAGAAGTCCTTGATGGCTCATCATGTGCTTCCCCTGGGCATTGCTCAGCTATGCAAATAACACAAGAACCCTCAGTTGTGGGGGGTTTGAGAGGCTGGCAAAAACCCCACAGCATGGGTGAATTACAGACCCTGAATGGAGGATGTTTCTTGAGGCAGGTAAATTAAACGATGACCAAGAATGTTACTTAAAAGAAGGAAGCGAGAGCAAgaccatttcctttttctttaaaaaaagttttcttcacaGCATTAGAAGATCTCCCCACCGCTGCTGTTACTTAATGCAGGGATGGTGAGCACTAACCACCGCtgcaggggaggagagagcaCAGTGTAATACTGTCCATCCTGCTTATAATCCTCTATGTGAGGGATGTCACCATTTCAAAGGGTTAATGAGGGGACACCACTCTCTTCACCTCAGTGCAaatccttctctccctgccctggtCACAATTTCCTGTCCTTTCCCTCTTGTATTGGCGGTGGTGGAACTGGCTCAACAAGGCAGGGCTGTTTAGCAGGCTGAGCCCTGAAAATTCATAACCCTGTCTTGCAAGCCTCCTCACACTGGTACACATCATCTAACAAAAACACTTGACAACACATTAAACATCCAGGAACCACAAAGCCGTGTGTGTGGAGGATACATTCGAACATTCAAGGAAAAAACTATTTAAAGACAGCACAGGTACATATAATTACTACATCATAAAGACACTTAGAGCAGGAGGTTTCTGCCCAATCCACCACCTGGCAGCGAAGTGAGACCTGACCAACTTCCACACAGCACCCAGATTCACAGCTCCCCTGGAGCACCTATGAATGGCCTCAGGCCACCTTTTCTGTCCCCTGGAGGTCACTCCACTATCTGTTTCCCACCAAACTCTGGCCTCTGACAATCCCCTTGACAGTCTGGGTATCTGTCTTTCCTCTCAGTGCCGCGATGAGCCAAAAACCAAAGCCCAAGTCTGTACTTGGTCAACTTCTCAGCCACGTGGACATCAACCAAAGCAAACAGGAAGCAAATTTGCAAACCTCTTCAGTTTTGATGAGCTACAGAAGGTATTTCATTCCAGGCTAAATGGTTTCTGTAAGAAGCCCAAACAGGCTTGTTAATGGCAAGGAGCTCCACAACAGTAACGAAGCAAAAGCATCCTAAGTGGAGTCAATAGTGGGTGCCTGCCCTTGGTTGGGGGGCCTGCCTGCCCATGAACCCTGCAGCCCACTCCATCGGAAGCTTCCGCCCTGGGCAGCGGTATCACTCACATACACTCCCTGGCTGTGGTTCAGCTCCTGGCAAACAACCCGCTCTGGGATTTCAGTCTCAAAGAGAAATCAGCTTTCAGTCAAACTGTGATCTAATGGGAGCCTTCAGGGGTTTCTCTGAGGAGGAAGTTACTAACACATAATTTGGCAGCAGCTGGCGATCAGAAGTCTCCATCTTAACAATTAAAACCACCATCGATATACTCTGCAGATTCCTACCAGCACccatcagttttatttctgtggtgtctgtTTTCTCCAGTTGCAGCTTTATCCTTCTTAAAAAGATTAATTCAAAAAGATCCTACGacatcaacaacaaaacactgTAAGAAAGTGACATTATGTACATAAATACTGTGTATAAACTAGAGAAATGACatatcttccagaaaaaaaaaaaaaaaacacaacaacccATGTCAAGTGTTAACAGTGATAACATCGGTAAGAAAACTTCGCGTTCAATGGAGGTTATACATAGGTAATGTAACAATTCAAATATCatctatgaaattttaaaaaaagggcagCACTGGGAGAAACAGCATGAGGGAGAAAAgtaaattggaaaaatatatgGCCATTAAACTCAGAAGGCCCACAGAATTATTCAAGTAAT from Mustela nigripes isolate SB6536 chromosome 16, MUSNIG.SB6536, whole genome shotgun sequence includes these protein-coding regions:
- the CORO6 gene encoding coronin-6 isoform X5; amino-acid sequence: MSRRVVRQSKFRHVFGQAAKADQSYEDIRVSKVTWDSSFCAVNPKFLAIIVEAGGGGAFIVLPLAKTGRVDKNYPLVTGHTAPVLDIDWCPHNDNVIASASDDTTVMVWQVPDYTPVRNITEPIITLEGHSKRVGILSWHPTARNVLLSAGGDNVIIIWNVGTGEVLLSLDDMHPDVIHSVCWNSNGSLLATTCKDKTLRIIDPRKGQVVAERARPHEGARPLRAVFTADGKLLSTGFSRMSERQLALWDPNNFEEPVALQEMDTSNGVLLPFYDPDSSIVYLCGKGDSSIRYFEITDEPPFVHYLNTFSSKEPQRGMGFMPKRGLDVSKCEIARFYKLHERKCEPIIMTVPRKSDLFQDDLYPDTPGPEPALEADEWLSGQDAEPVLISLRDGYVPPKHRELRVTKRNILDVRPPSGPRRSQSASDAPLSHTLETLLDEIKALREQVQAQEQRITALENMLCELVDGTD